In Mercurialis annua linkage group LG5, ddMerAnnu1.2, whole genome shotgun sequence, a single genomic region encodes these proteins:
- the LOC126680058 gene encoding myb-related protein 308, producing the protein MGRSPCCEKAHTNKGAWTKEEDDRLISYIKAHGEGCWRSLPKSAGLLRCGKSCRLRWINYLRPDLKRGNFTEEEDELIIKLHSLLGNKWSLIAGRLPGRTDNEIKNYWNTHIRRKLLNRGIDPTTHRPLNEPPQEQPPPPPPPLSATTNTISFSTIKEEKQEMSITNTCKTMFICKEERNPVEERCPDLNLELRISPPCQQIRGVCFVCRLGLQNSKDCSCNNIIMGSGIGTSTANSNSGCDFLGIKSGVLDYRSLEMK; encoded by the exons ATGGGCAGGTCTCCTTGTTGTGAAAAAGCTCATACAAATAAAGGTGCATGGACTAAAGAAGAAGATGATCGTCTTATTTCTTATATTAAAGCTCACGGCGAAGGCTGTTGGCGTTCACTCCCTAAATCCGCCGGTCTTCTTCGTTGCGGTAAAAGCTGCAGACTCCGTTGGATCAACTACTTAAGACCTGACCTTAAACGTGGTAATTTCactgaggaagaagatgaactTATTATCAAACTCCATAGCCTTCTTGGCAATAA GTGGTCTTTGATAGCGGGTAGATTACCGGGAAGAACAGACAATGAGATAAAGAATTACTGGAACACACATATAAGAAGAAAGCTTTTAAACAGAGGAATAGATCCCACGACTCACCGACCGTTAAACGAGCCACCGCAAGAACAaccaccaccgccaccgccGCCACTATCAGCTACAACGAACACAATTTCATTTTCCaccataaaagaagaaaaacaagaaaTGAGCATCACAAACACCTGCAAAACTATGTTTATATGCAAAGAAGAGCGAAACCCGGTCGAAGAACGGTGTCCGGATTTGAATCTTGAACTCAGAATCAGCCCTCCATGCCAACAAATTAGAGGGGTGTGTTTTGTTTGCAGATTGGGATTGCAAAATAGCAAAGATTGTAGttgtaataatattattatgggTTCTGGCATTGGGACCAGCACTGCCAATTCTAATTCTGGCTGTGATTTCTTAGGCATCAAAAGTGGTGTTTTGGATTATAGAAGCcttgaaatgaaataa